The following is a genomic window from Vicinamibacterales bacterium.
TCCCGAAGGCCTCGGCGCGGGATGGGCGTGGGACGACCTCGGCTCTGGTTACGCCGCGCCTGTGGGCGCGCTGCAGTTCAACGAGGACGTGGCCGAGGTGGCGATCCGGCCGGGTGGGAGCGTTGGCGCCCCCGCCATCGTCGAGATCGAGCCGCCGGAGAGCGGATTGGTCATCGAGAACCACGTGCGGACGACCGACTCGGGCGACACCACTCTCGACATCCGCCGTCTCCCCGGTTCCGATCGGATCGTGGTCACCGGCGATCTTCCGCTGTCCGCGAAGGAGACCAAGCGCGCTGCGAGCGTGGACAGGCCGGCACTGTATTTCGCGCGCACCTTGCGTTCGACGCTGATTGCCAGGGAAATCCTCGTCGAAGGTGACGCAGTCGAGGTCTCGCCAGCAGCGCCGCCGAGCGAGGGGCGCGTGCTCGTCGCACATCGATCGCCTCCGCTCAGCGAGATCGCGCGCGTCCTGATGAAGGTCAGCCAGAATCTGTACGCGGAGACGCTGGTGAAGACGCTGGGCGCCCAGAGCGGCGTCGGCAGCACCGAGGCTGGGCAGAAGGTCGAGCGCGAGGTGTTGCAGTCGTGGGGCGTGCCCCCTGAGGCGTACGTGCTGGCCGACGGCTCCGGCCTGTCCCGCTACAACTACGTCTGCGCCGAGACGATCGTTCGGATCCTGCGCCAACTCTACCGCGATCCCCGGCATCGTCAGTCGTTCATGGAGACGCTGCCGATCGGGGGGACGGACGGCACGATTGCACGACGCTTCATCGCGTCGCGCGCCACGGGCAACGTGAAGGCCAAGACGGGCTCGATCGCCAACGTGCGTGCGTTATCGGGCTACGTGACCACGGCTGACGGCGAGGCGCTGGCCTTCT
Proteins encoded in this region:
- the dacB gene encoding D-alanyl-D-alanine carboxypeptidase/D-alanyl-D-alanine-endopeptidase; amino-acid sequence: PKRPAVAPTASPALPIAGSPSAMVGTRTAAPAPRVTVLQAELDRIFQAAQFDRSLWGIKVQSLDSDEVLYARDAAKLMMPASNMKIVTLATTVERLGWDFTFETKLVASGPIEDGVLHGDLIVVGSGDPTFNGRGGPATRVFDGWADQLKAAGVTRIAGRIVADGRAFDPEGLGAGWAWDDLGSGYAAPVGALQFNEDVAEVAIRPGGSVGAPAIVEIEPPESGLVIENHVRTTDSGDTTLDIRRLPGSDRIVVTGDLPLSAKETKRAASVDRPALYFARTLRSTLIAREILVEGDAVEVSPAAPPSEGRVLVAHRSPPLSEIARVLMKVSQNLYAETLVKTLGAQSGVGSTEAGQKVEREVLQSWGVPPEAYVLADGSGLSRYNYVCAETIVRILRQLYRDPRHRQSFMETLPIGGTDGTIARRFIASRATGNVKAKTGSIANVRALSGYVTTADGEALAFSIIANNFAVPAETIYAATDLAVERLAVFTRR